In one window of Candidatus Binatia bacterium DNA:
- the amrB gene encoding AmmeMemoRadiSam system protein B produces the protein MRKIHDAHLAGRWYTSDAVALRREIEQRIERAYPLPNIVPFALVVPHAGHMYSGDAAAFGYALAAHRTVKRALMLAPSHYALFRGAVTLNWDGFRTPLGIVNIDCESVAKLLHFSWIREDAAPFGPEHSLEIQLPFLQVALPGVSVVPLLVGEVPTERARTWGDELASMVDSDTLVLVSSDLTHYGARFDYLPFPPQSADFVRSQLKALDHEAIARICLGDFEAFRRFVDATGATICGRNPVVLFLAMHAQRTSGVLLHYYTSLDITGDYEHVVSYASIAFPLPPPPL, from the coding sequence ATGAGAAAGATTCACGACGCCCATCTGGCTGGCCGCTGGTACACGAGTGACGCAGTCGCGTTGCGCAGGGAGATCGAGCAACGGATCGAGCGCGCTTACCCGCTTCCCAACATTGTGCCGTTTGCGTTGGTTGTGCCGCATGCTGGTCACATGTACTCCGGCGATGCCGCGGCATTCGGTTATGCTTTGGCGGCCCACCGCACCGTGAAGCGGGCACTGATGCTCGCTCCGAGTCATTATGCGCTGTTCCGCGGGGCAGTGACCTTGAACTGGGACGGCTTCCGCACCCCGCTCGGGATCGTAAACATCGACTGCGAGTCCGTGGCAAAGCTGCTCCATTTCTCCTGGATTCGCGAAGATGCCGCTCCATTCGGTCCCGAGCACTCGCTGGAGATTCAACTCCCGTTTCTCCAAGTGGCGCTCCCAGGGGTGAGTGTCGTGCCGTTGTTGGTGGGGGAGGTGCCAACGGAACGGGCGCGGACTTGGGGCGACGAGCTTGCCAGCATGGTCGACAGCGACACCTTGGTTCTGGTGAGTTCCGACCTCACCCACTACGGGGCCCGGTTCGATTATCTGCCCTTCCCCCCGCAGAGTGCGGACTTCGTGCGCTCGCAGTTAAAAGCGCTAGATCACGAAGCCATTGCTCGCATCTGCCTTGGGGACTTCGAAGCCTTTCGCCGTTTTGTCGACGCCACCGGTGCAACCATCTGCGGACGCAACCCGGTTGTCCTTTTTTTAGCGATGCACGCGCAGCGAACCTCCGGTGTGTTGCTGCACTACTACACGTCTTTGGACATCACCGGCGACTACGAGCACGTGGTGAGCTACGCGTCGATTGCGTTTCCGCTGCCGCCACCGCCGCTGTAA
- the ptsP gene encoding phosphoenolpyruvate--protein phosphotransferase, with product MGLGLLEEIVALATNTVDLRAAAQGIVDTISSRLGMEVCSIYVFEKEAGRLRLWATSGLDRNSVGKVTMSVHEGLTGMAVEKLQPVMAIDAMAHPRYKYFPETGEERYHSFLGVPVVERGEPVGVLVVQTSRRRRFTPKEVRLLKTVSVAVAGILSRIRLEETLQRQEAERLDFERKMDAAMSRLRDYESRASVLLGQPGAKRPTRLFGQAAAPGYAIGRAHVLESMFTTTKFPRERQHPLKRELQRFAAALNAAITELDRVCEHVVRNVPEIDVAIFEAQKLMLSDSAFSARVEAAIREGLSAEAGVQEAVEELLRHFGEISNDYLRDRAADVQDIGRRVLRHLLGLEERRARFSQGVILVANEIALSELTVMEQGQLKGLVLGAGGVTSHAAILARSLEIPTVVGLEGAVDWIQEGDSLIVDGNAGLVFVNPKPEVIGEYERLIQEYQAFNRDLETLRDLPAETPDGHRVRLWANIGLLGDLFWVRAHGAEGVGLYRTEVAFMSHRDFLDEDEQFDIYRRVVEGMEGKPVTIRTLDLGADKYPRYLHTPHEENPFLGWRSIRISLEMPELFKEQLRAIWRASAHGPVRLMFPMISSLEEVAQAKELLLEAREEVARAGHGFDPQMPVGVMIEVPSAVYLAPSLVHEVDFVSIGTNDLIQYLLAVDRNNRKVSTLYEPLHPAVLQAIANVVNAAKAAGRPVSLCGEMASEPLCAVLLMGLGVEDLSMSAFFIPIVKRLIRGVSFERAQSMAEEALRLSTVKEVKSFVFESMRELGLVELMEMYH from the coding sequence GTGGGCCTCGGTCTGCTCGAGGAGATCGTTGCCCTGGCGACGAACACGGTCGACTTGCGGGCGGCAGCGCAAGGCATCGTCGACACGATCTCGAGCCGCCTGGGCATGGAAGTTTGCTCCATCTACGTGTTCGAGAAAGAAGCCGGTCGATTGCGCTTGTGGGCGACCTCAGGTCTCGATCGGAACTCGGTGGGCAAGGTGACCATGAGCGTGCACGAGGGGCTCACCGGAATGGCGGTAGAGAAATTGCAGCCTGTGATGGCCATCGATGCGATGGCGCACCCGCGGTACAAATACTTCCCGGAGACCGGGGAAGAACGGTACCACTCTTTTTTGGGTGTTCCTGTGGTGGAGCGTGGCGAGCCGGTCGGGGTGCTTGTCGTGCAGACCTCCCGGCGGCGGCGGTTTACCCCGAAAGAGGTGCGCCTGCTCAAAACCGTGAGCGTTGCCGTTGCGGGGATCTTATCGCGCATTCGGTTGGAAGAAACCCTCCAACGTCAAGAGGCGGAGCGGCTCGATTTCGAGCGCAAGATGGATGCGGCCATGTCCCGCCTCAGAGATTACGAAAGTCGGGCGAGTGTATTGCTGGGTCAGCCGGGGGCAAAACGCCCGACCCGTCTCTTTGGTCAAGCCGCCGCGCCTGGATACGCCATTGGCCGCGCGCACGTCCTAGAGTCGATGTTCACGACGACAAAATTTCCGCGGGAACGCCAGCATCCGCTCAAACGCGAGTTGCAGCGATTCGCTGCCGCTTTGAATGCAGCGATTACTGAGCTCGATCGCGTGTGCGAACACGTGGTGCGCAACGTGCCCGAGATCGATGTCGCGATCTTCGAAGCGCAAAAGCTCATGCTCAGCGACTCGGCGTTCTCGGCGCGCGTGGAAGCGGCCATTCGTGAGGGTTTGAGCGCTGAGGCCGGGGTGCAAGAGGCGGTAGAAGAGTTGCTGCGCCACTTTGGGGAGATCAGCAACGATTACTTGCGCGACCGCGCTGCCGATGTGCAGGACATTGGCCGCCGCGTGTTGCGGCACCTGCTCGGACTTGAAGAACGGCGGGCCCGCTTCAGCCAAGGGGTGATTCTGGTCGCGAACGAGATTGCCCTTTCGGAACTGACGGTCATGGAGCAAGGACAGCTCAAAGGCTTGGTGTTGGGCGCTGGGGGTGTAACCTCACACGCGGCGATCTTGGCCCGTAGCCTAGAGATCCCGACCGTTGTGGGCCTGGAGGGTGCGGTCGACTGGATCCAAGAGGGCGACTCGCTCATCGTCGATGGCAACGCCGGCTTGGTGTTCGTGAATCCGAAGCCGGAGGTGATCGGCGAATACGAACGGCTGATCCAGGAATATCAAGCGTTCAATCGCGACTTGGAAACCCTGCGCGATCTGCCGGCGGAGACGCCCGACGGCCACCGCGTGCGCTTGTGGGCCAACATCGGTTTGCTCGGCGACCTCTTCTGGGTGCGCGCCCACGGCGCAGAAGGGGTCGGTTTGTACCGCACGGAAGTGGCTTTCATGTCGCACCGCGACTTCCTCGACGAGGACGAGCAGTTCGACATTTACCGGCGCGTCGTGGAAGGCATGGAGGGCAAGCCGGTTACGATCCGTACCCTTGACTTAGGCGCGGACAAATACCCCCGCTACTTGCACACGCCGCACGAAGAAAACCCCTTCCTCGGTTGGCGCTCCATCCGGATCTCGTTGGAAATGCCCGAGTTGTTCAAGGAGCAACTCCGAGCAATCTGGCGGGCGAGCGCCCACGGGCCGGTGCGCCTGATGTTCCCGATGATTTCTAGCCTCGAGGAAGTTGCGCAGGCCAAGGAACTGCTTCTCGAGGCGCGTGAGGAAGTGGCCCGCGCGGGACACGGGTTCGACCCACAAATGCCTGTCGGCGTGATGATCGAAGTCCCTTCGGCAGTCTACCTGGCGCCTTCCTTGGTGCATGAGGTGGACTTTGTCAGCATCGGCACAAACGACTTGATTCAGTACCTCCTGGCGGTCGATCGCAACAACCGCAAGGTGTCGACGCTGTATGAGCCGCTGCACCCCGCTGTGCTCCAGGCCATTGCCAACGTCGTAAACGCGGCCAAAGCTGCCGGTCGGCCAGTCTCGCTGTGCGGGGAAATGGCCTCCGAGCCCCTGTGCGCGGTGCTCCTGATGGGCCTCGGCGTCGAGGACCTCAGCATGAGCGCATTTTTCATCCCCATCGTGAAGCGCCTGATTCGCGGAGTGTCCTTTGAACGGGCGCAAAGTATGGCTGAAGAGGCGTTGCGCTTATCGACTGTCAAAGAGGTCAAAAGCTTTGTCTTCGAGTCCATGCGGGAACTCGGCCTCGTGGAGCTCATGGAAATGTACCATTGA